One window of the Nicotiana tabacum cultivar K326 chromosome 4, ASM71507v2, whole genome shotgun sequence genome contains the following:
- the LOC107784799 gene encoding cytokinin hydroxylase-like has translation MEFKQFSQVAILLGMVVILIFFVLCKVLYSWLVLPKLKYQKLKENGFEGPAPSFPLGNINEMKKELMNTASSATSSPSLSALKISHDIHSLAFPYFAKWQKLHGKVFIYWLGTEPFVYIADPEFIKKMSAGVMGKSWGKPTVFKRDRKAMFGKGLVMVEGDEWVRHRHLITPAFTQANVKGMASLMAESAKNMLDRWTALIDSGNPEINVEKEIINTAGEIIAKTSFGINYENGEKVFNKLRSMQFTLFKSTRYVGVPYGNLIMCPKETLKAHNLGMEIDSLLMSIIEDRKKMKKDDLAQHDLLSLLLAGNGKTLSTRELVDECKTFFFGGHETTALALTWTLLLLAVHTEWQTQLREEIKQVMGDAEIDPIRLACLRKMGWVMNEVLRLYSPAPNVQRQTREDIKVDNVVIPKGTNMWIDLVSMHHDKQLWGEDVNEFKPERFKDDMIHGGCKHKMGYLPFGFGGRMCIGRNLTMMEFKVVLSLILTNFSFSISPNYRHCPSIMLSLRPTQGLPLIFQPL, from the exons ATGGAGTTTAAACAGTTTTCTCAAGTTGCTATCCTGCTAGGCATGGTTGTCATTCTTATTTTCTTTGTATTATGTAAAGTATTATATTCTTGGTTGGTGCTGCCCAAACTGAAATATCAGAAGCTTAAGGAAAATGGATTTGAGGGACCAGCACCAAGTTTCCCTCTTGGAAATATTAACGAAATGAAGAAGGAGCTGATGAACACAGCTTCTTCTGCTACTTCGTCACCTTCTCTTTCTGCCTTAAAAATTAGCCATGATATCCATTCATTGGCATTTCCATACTTCGCTAAGTGGCAGAAATTACATG gaAAAGTATTTATATACTGGCTGGGAACAGAACCATTTGTTTACATAGCAGACCCTGAATTCATAAAGAAGATGTCTGCGGGAGTAATGGGCAAAAGTTGGGGGAAGCCAACAGTGTTTAAGAGGGACAGAAAGGCCATGTTTGGTAAAGGGTTGGTTATGGTGGAAGGAGATGAATGGGTGAGACACAGGCATCTTATCACTCCCGCTTTTACCCAAGCCAACGtcaag GGCATGGCAAGCTTAATGGCGGAATCCGCAAAAAACATGCTAGACCGTTGGACTGCTCTCATCGACTCCGGGAACCCAGAAATCAATGTGGAGAAGGAAATAATTAACACGGCGGGAGAAATCATAGCAAAGACAAGCTTCGGCATCAACTACGAAAATGGAGAAAAAGTTTTTAACAAATTGAGAAGCATGCAATTCACACTTTTCAAGTCCACTCGTTATGTCGGGGTACCATATGGCAACCTCATTATGTGCCCTAAAGAGACTCTAAAAGCTCATAATCTAGGGATGGAGATCGATTCTCTACTCATGTCGATCATTGAAGAtcgaaaaaagatgaaaaaagatGATCTTGCACAGCACGATCTTCTTAGTCTGTTGCTGGCAGGGAACGGGAAGACATTGAGTACGAGGGAACTAGTGGATGAGTGTAAAACGTTTTTCTTCGGAGGACATGAGACCACTGCGCTGGCACTCACGTGGACTTTGTTGCTGTTGGCAGTTCATACAGAATGGCAAACTCAGCTCAGAGAGgaaatcaaacaagtgatggGTGATGCTGAAATTGATCCCATAAGACTTGCTTGTCTAAGAAAG atgggaTGGGTGATGAATGAAGTACTAAGACTATACTCACCGGCACCAAATGTACAAAGGCAAACTAGAGAAGACATTAAAGTAGACAACGTAGTCATCCCCAAAGGAACAAACATGTGGATTGATTTGGTGTCCATGCATCACGACAAACAACTTTGGGGCGAAGACGTGAATGAGTTCAAACCAGAAAGGTTTAAGGATGACATGATACATGGCGGATGTAAACACAAAATGGGATATTTGCCTTTTGGTTTTGGAGGAAGGATGTGCATTGGTAGGAATTTGACAATGATGGAGTTCAAAGTTGTCTTGTCTTTAATCTTGACAAACTTCTCCTTTTCCATTTCACCTAACTATAGACACTGCCCTTCTATCATGCTTTCTCTTAGGCCCACACAAGGATTGCCTCTTATATTCCAACCTCTTTAG
- the LOC107784800 gene encoding putative glucan endo-1,3-beta-glucosidase GVI, producing the protein MTRLCILLFVFACVTIRPGVEGIGVNYGLLGNNLPPPAQVINLLKSRNIQKIRIFDPNQDVLTALQGSDISVILGTRNEDLQSLASDPTFATNWVQNNVIPHASTVKFTYISAGNEVIPGPLANFVLEALQNLESALKANNLNIPVSTTVSLKVLGTSFPPSNGAFSDSAVQFLQPIAQFLATKQYPLLANVYPYFAYSGNPAQVQLDYALLKGTGPIVSDGQFQYNNLFDAMVDSLYVALEKVGQPAAEVVVTETGWPSAGDVFATIDNAQTYANNLIAHVSSGQGTPRRPGKIVETYIFALFNENQKPAGVEENFGLFYPDMTEVYHVNLTP; encoded by the exons ATGACGCGGCTTTGCATCTTGTTATTTGTCTTTGCATGTGTGACCATAAGACCTG GTGTTGAAGGAATTGGTGTGAACTATGGTCTCCTGGGAAATAATCTACCACCACCAGCCCAAGTGATCAATCTCTTAAAGTCAAGAAACATCCAAAAAATACGAATTTTCGATCCCAATCAAGATGTCTTAACGGCATTACAGGGTTCTGATATTTCTGTAATTCTTGGTACCCGAAATGAAGACCTGCAATCACTTGCAAGTGATCCAACTTTTGCAACAAATTGGGTACAAAACAACGTAATTCCACATGCTTCGACTGTCAAATTTACGTACATTTCAGCAGGTAATGAAGTCATACCAGGACCATTAGCAAACTTCGTACTAGAAGCTTTGCAAAATCTCGAATCTGCACTGAAAGCCaacaaccttaacatacctgtttcaACTACAGTCTCATTAAAAGTGTTAGGAACCTCGTTTCCTCCTTCGAACGGAGCGTTCTCCGATAGCGCCGTTCAATTCCTGCAGCCCATAGCACAATTTTTAGCTACAAAACAATATCCACTATTGGCTAATGTGTATCCTTATTTTGCTTATTCTGGAAATCCTGCTCAAGTTCAATTAGACTATGCACTTCTCAAAGGCACGGGTCCAATTGTAAGTGACGGTCAATTCCAATACAACAACCTGTTTGATGCAATGGTAGACTCTTTGTATGTTGCATTAGAGAAAGTTGGACAACCTGCGGCAGAAGTTGTGGTTACAGAGACAGGGTGGCCGAGTGCCGGTGATGTGTTTGCAACTATAGACAATGCTCAAACCTATGCAAACAATTTGATTGCACATGTTTCTTCTGGACAAGGAACTCCTAGGAGGCCTGGCAAAATTGTGGAGACATACATTTTTGCTCTGTTCAATGAGAACCAAAAGCCCGCTGGTGTCGAGGAAAATTTTGGTTTATTCTACCCCGATATGACTGAGGTTTACCATGTCAACCTTACGCCCTAG